In Quercus lobata isolate SW786 chromosome 12, ValleyOak3.0 Primary Assembly, whole genome shotgun sequence, a genomic segment contains:
- the LOC115971194 gene encoding golgin subfamily A member 4 isoform X3, protein MDKNKSRTDLLAAGRKKLQQYRQKKEGKGSASHGKSSKKSSKSDQHEADADESSTTPVPTVSSQVTEREIAPHDGSDLETIESSLSHSTGISEPDTSSMQSREDQEADGLDSKQSDRSGEIELEGDRQLPLYEHGESAETLSRIASVETSMEETYCEAEQTGEPGEVSASDGTLLSDGFSASVSTLQEADRISAVNPSMTNWQRQEIAPDSSYGENSNMTFQSGDYGKGREEKVQTDLDSRTAAEGYNQRYMPDESFMPEGESLERPEKKMAGLAGGWTVSPVADMSATSLLQLAELIRGLNEEEFRFLLKSRESITNAELGSGSFTFAEYGFTDLLERLKEELYLTYFTKDIFHLQLAEQSELQMGLDHQQRQMVDELSLLNASLNDVREKNQFLVEELAQCRSELQFVTTKREELQDQFRIAKAEVEEFSARACELQNSLERSEGDLLSRLTELADCKSLVAALQVENNNLEGTISSVNEERNKLVDEKEFLFRENGKLLIELADSKSLMAALQVESSSLNESLASVMEERKKLEEDKKHLSHEKEKQSVELADCKVLVAALQEENGNLSGSLALETQQRSKLEEKEHLFLENERLNTELLALQERLSTDHGERMKVEADLKEVTMRLEQVTGENIYLHSSLDTLKAKIGEIDSQQTQIACQVGEAGNEVSLEVRSRGHESGADYEDSHKILGKQDSEVYSPVLETPLSDGLAVETPLELPEQVVYDDSFGFVALKGHLEEAEKILQKLEKAIEGMHSHSAFLSRSAGKVAAPGVSKLIQAFESKVQLDEQEEEERALTENQSPEDLFTVTKEQTGNLRALLTQLGVGAEDASILLKGERDGRKIANAMFEELRDEHEALKEHSNNLEAANIELGVLCEALKEHVGDVEAKNGELEVLYESLKQHDINLGAENSKLGGKLRGYQSRISELQSQLYDFQHSSNEMASVIGSQLENLQKEADERVLILEQDWNSTVTQILDAVGKLDKSIGEDFTSTISTGTHNGLDISSRVAASVNVANEVIEALQGKLQAAQTDHEAICTLYKEANEKSGDLHGKNELAIGILSRMHGKLWELVISSCGSVEESEKNVQIEKLLDPLDYSEYKTLLDQLENSLDEKLQLKSVNSKLTAELINQAEEFEEMNRRCLNLNAIHKLIEDVEDVLKLDEAEINLDATPALRLEFLVSVLVQKFKEADVQVGLSREQFGYKMMELTELQDKIHQLEALTFEHENEIPILRDSLRLAEEAFIAAHSELQEKISELEQSDQRVSSIREKLGIAVAKGKGLVVQRDGLKQSLAETSSELERCLQELQLKDTKLQEVETKLKTYSEAGERVEALESELSYIRNSATSLRESFLLKDSVLQRIEEILEDLDLPEHFHSRDIIEKIDWLARSATGNSVPLTDWDQKSSAGGGSYSDAGFVGIDAWRDDVQPSSNSGDDLRRKLEELQNRFYGLAEQNEMLEQSLMERNNLVQRFEELLDRIDMPSQFRSTEPEDRIEWLGKALLEAQHERNSFREKIDNFENYCGSLSADLEESQRRASGLEADLQAVTQEREHLSERFEILAHEHEKLSAKTIEADLQAVTQEREHLSERFEILAHEHEKLSAETVEFKLENEKLQHEVTGLKDKLVDQLGNEERIVSIEGEIRRLQDLVSDALQESGTKDLVSGTGSIHCLEELLRKLIENYTILSSVNPVLGDVADTDHAKNSNITLDEARSINSHDSRELDIAVPNKELEEAMRELMHVTQERDRYMEKQQSLICEVEALGRRKEELQELLSQEEQKSASVREKLNVAVRKGKSLVQQRDSLKQTIEEKNTEVELLKSQITHWENALAEYEQKLRDLSAYPERVEALESERLLLRNHLTETEHYLQEKEHMLSIILNTLNGIDVGGEVNSGDPVERLEQLGKLVSDLDAAVASSEQQSRKSKRAAELLLAELNEVQDRNDVLQEELEKAANEVAELTKERDLAEAAKLEAISRLENLSDVRSEERKNQLSEFMRIKSILNQLRKGFHDVKNLQGDVFSKDLEFLHNLEIGVESFLKADKAKLVVAPLFTVSDGAISRISDKKENFPSMDSWLDFKTDGHFDENVVFETCHFVVDHLQEFMTEIGDLKEKFSKHSVSLHEQSSSLSKLMEIVLGEMNSQKESFEAMKRDMVHIDSVEKEKGMELILLRKNIAVLYEACVSTVVEIENRRVDLVGNNMAAGDLGLNLRSTSVDGEFPFSGPAQLSSEESIRTMADKLVLAVRDFASLKAETVAGCQKELKTTIANLQKELQEKDIQKERICMELVGQIKEAEAAATSYSLDLQSSIARVHDLEKQVEVIERERNLLEQRVKELQDAQATSTELQEKVQSLTDVLTAKDQEIEALMQALDEEEVQMEDLTNKMEEMEKVVQQKNLDLKNLDASRGKALKKLSITVTKFDELHHLSESLLAEVEKLQAQLQDRDAEISFLRQEVTRCTNDVLVASQMSSKRTSDEIHEFLTWFELIVAQAEVHDVHLDDKNSNDVHEHKEILQKKVFSIISELENLRAAAQSKDTLLQVERSKVEELTRKEEFLEKSLHEKESQLNLLEGVGESERATSMTSEILEVEPVINKRTVPGTSIAPQVRSLRKGNNDQVAIAIDMDPGSSGRLEDEDDEKVHGFKSLTTSRIVPRFTRPVTDMIDGLWVSCDRALMRQPALRMGIIIYWAILHALLATVMI, encoded by the exons ATGGACAAGAACAAGAGCCGTACCGATCTGCTCGCTGCTGGCCGCAAAAAG CTTCAGCAATATCGTCAGAAGAAGGAAGGTAAAGGCAGTGCTAGCCATGGAAAATCCTCAAAAAAATCCAGTAAATCTGACCAGCATGAAGCTGATGCTGATGAATCATCCACTACCCCAGTACCAACTGTGTCGTCCCAGGTTACTGAAAGGGAAATTGCACCTCATGATGGTTCAGATTTGGAAACTATTGAATCATCATTGTCGCATTCAACGGGGATTAGTGAGCCTGATACATCCTCGATGCAGTCGAGGGAAGATCAG GAAGCTGATGGTTTGGACTCAAAGCAATCTGATCGCAGCGGTGAAATAGAGCTTGAAGGAGACAGGCAGCTTCCTTTGTATGAGCATGGTGAAAGTGCTGAAACTCTTTCAAGGATAGCTTCAGTAGAGACTAGTATGGAGGAGACATACTGTGAAGCAGAGCAAACTGGTGAGCCAGGTGAAGTATCTGCATCTGATGGTACACTCTTGTCAGATGGGTTTTCAGCTTCTGTTTCGACTTTACAAGAAGCCGACAGGATTTCAGCTGTTAATCCTTCCATGACAAATTGGCAGAGACAAGAAATAGCACCAGATTCATCTTACGGAGAAAACTCAAACATGACTTTTCAGTCTGGTGACTATGGAAAAGGCAGGGAAGAAAAGGTTCAGACTGATTTGGACAGTAGGACAGCTGCAGAGGGGTACAATCAGCGGTATATGCCTGATGAATCTTTTATGCCTGAGGGTGAAAGCCTTGAAAGACCTGAAAAGAAAATGGCAGGTTTGGCTGGAGGATGGACTGTTTCTCCTGTTGCAGACATGAGTGCAACCAGTCTTTTGCAGCTTGCAGAGTTGATAAGGGGTCTTAATGAAGAAGAATTTAGGTTTCTGCTCAAGTCAAGAGAATCAATTACTAATGCAGAATTGGGGAGTGGGAGTTTTACTTTTGCAGAGTATGGCTTTACAGATTTATTGGAGAGACTCAAAGAAGAATTATATCTCACATATTTTACTAAAGATATCTTTCACTTGCAACTTGCTGAACAGTCTGAACTACAGATGGGGTTAGATCACCAGCAGCGTCAGATGGTTGATGAATTATCTCTACTCAATGCTTCACTCAATGATGTTCGTGAGAAGAATCAATTCCTTGTTGAAGAGCTTGCACAATGCAGATCTGAACTCCAGTTTGTAACTACCAAGAGGGAGGAGCTCCAAGACCAATTTCGTATAGCAAAGGCGGAGGTTGAGGAATTTTCTGCTAGAGCATGTGAGTTGCAGAATAGTCTGGAAAGGTCAGAAGGGGACTTGCTGAGCCGGTTAACAGAGTTGGCTGACTGCAAGAGTTTGGTAGCAGCTTTACAGgtggaaaataataatttagagGGGACCATTTCTTCTGTGAATGAAGAGAGAAACAAACTTGTGGATGAAAAGGAGTTTCTATTCCGTGAGAATGGGAAGCTGTTAATTGAATTAGCTGACAGCAAGAGTTTGATGGCAGCTTTACAGGTTGAAAGTTCTAGCTTAAATGAGAGTCTTGCTTCAGTGATGGAGGAGAGAAAGAAGCTTGAAGAGGATAAGAAGCATCTGTCCCATGAGAAGGAGAAACAATCAGTAGAATTGGCCGACTGTAAGGTTCTGGTGGCAGCTTTACAGGAAGAAAATGGAAATTTAAGTGGGAGTCTTGCTTTGGAAACACAACAAAGAAGCAAGCTTGAAGAGAAGGAGCAtctttttcttgagaatgagaGGCTTAATACTGAGCTTCTTGCTCTTCAGGAACGGTTGTCTACAGACCATGGGGAACGAATGAAGGTTGAAGCTGACCTGAAGGAAGTGACTATGCGCCTTGAACAAGTCACTGGGGAAAATATTTATCTTCATAGCAGTCTGGACACTCTTAAAGCTAAAATAGGAGAGATTGATAGCCAACAAACCCAAATAGCCTGTCAAGTTGGGGAAGCTGGGAATGAAGTCAGTCTGGAAGTACGAAGTAGAGGCCATGAAAGTGGAGCAGATTATGAAGATTCTCACAAGATTCTTGGGAAGCAAGATAGTGAAGTTTATTCTCCTGTATTGGAGACGCCCTTATCTGATGGCCTTGCAGTAGAAACACCACTCGAGCTGCCTGAACAGGTAGTCTATGATGATTCTTTTGGGTTTGTTGCCTTGAAGGGACACTTAGAGGAGGCAgagaaaattttgcagaaactTGAAAAGGCAATTGAAGGGATGCATTCTCATTCAGCATTTTTGAGCAGGTCAGCTGGTAAAGTTGCTGCACCTGGGGTTTCAAAACTGATTCAAGCCTTTGAGTCGAAGGTGCAACTTGATGAACAAGAGGAAGAGGAAAGGGCCTTGACTGAAAATCAATCTCCAGAAGATCTATTCACGGTAACAAAAGAGCAAACTGGAAATTTGAGGGCATTGCTTACGCAGCTGGGGGTGGGTGCTGAGGATGCCAGTATACTGCTCAAGGGGGAACGCGATGGTAGGAAAATTGCTAATGCCATGTTCGAGGAGCTCAGGGATGAACATGAAGCTTTGAAGGAACACAGTAACAATTTGGAAGCTGCCAACATAGAGCTTGGGGTTCTATGTGAAGCTTTAAAGGAACATGTTGGTGATGTTGAGGCAAAGAATGGTGAGCTTGAGGTTCTCTATGAATCCTTGAAGCAACATGACATTAATCTCGGAGCAGAAAACAGCAAGCTTGGTGGAAAACTACGAGGTTACCAATCAAGAATTAGTGAATTGCAGAGTCAATTGTATGATTTTCAGCATAGTTCAAATGAGATGGCTTCTGTAATTGGCAGTCAATTAGAAAATTTGCAGAAGGAAGCGGATGAGAGGGTATTGATTCTTGAGCAAGATTGGAATTCTACTGTTACTCAGATTCTTGATGCTGTTGGGAAGCTTGATAAATCAATTGGGGAAGATTTCACCTCAACCATCTCAACTGGTACTCACAATGGCTTGGATATAAGCAGCCGTGTTGCTGCTTCTGTTAATGTTGCCAATGAAGTGATTGAGGCTCTGCAGGGGAAACTCCAAGCTGCTCAAACTGACCATGAAGCAATCTGTACTTTATACAAAGAGGCGAATGAGAAAAGTGGTGATTTGCATGGAAAAAATGAATTGGCTATTGGTATATTGAGTAGGATGCATGGTAAACTTTGGGAACTTGTGATAAGTTCATGTGGATCTGTggaagaaagtgagaaaaatgtACAAATTGAGAAACTGCTTGATCCCTTAGATTATAGTGAATACAAGACCCTCTTGGACCAGCTGGAGAATTCTCTGGATGAGAAGCTGCAACTCAAGTCTGTTAACAGTAAACTCACCGCAGAGTTGATTAATCAAGCAGAAGAATTTGAGGAAATGAACAGGAGATGCCTGAATTTAAATGCTATTCATAAGTTAATTGAAGATGTTGAAGATGTGTTAAAATTGGATGAAGCTGAGATTAACTTGGATGCAACGCCTGCTTTGCGTTTGGAGTTTTTGGTGTCTGTTCTTGTTCAGAAATTTAAGGAGGCTGATGTGCAAGTTGGCTTGTCTAGAGAACAGTTTGGATATAAGATGATGGAGTTGACTGAACTGCAGGATAAGATACATCAGTTAGAAGCCTTGACCTTTGAGCATGAAAATGAAATCCCTATTCTCAGGGACAGTTTACGCCTGGCAGAGGAAGCTTTTATTGCCGCACATTCTGAATTACAAGAGAAAATAAGTGAACTTGAACAGTCAGATCAGCGAGTATCTTCTATTAGAGAGAAACTTGGCATAGCTGTTGCCAAGGGGAAAGGCTTGGTTGTGCAGCGAGATGGTCTCAAGCAGTCTCTGGCAGAGACTTCTAGTGAACTGGAGAGATGCTTGCAAGAGCTGCAGTTGAAAGACACTAAGCTTCAAGAAGTTGAAACAAAACTTAAGACCTACTCGGAGGCAGGTGAGCGTGTGGAAGCTCTGGAATCTGAACTTTCATACATTCGCAACTCAGCCACTAGTTTAAGAGAATCATTCCTTCTTAAAGATTCTGTCCTTCAAAGAATAGAAGAGATTTTGGAAGACCTTGATCTGCCAGAGCATTTTCATTCAAGAGATATAATTGAAAAGATTGATTGGTTGGCGAGGTCAGCAACTGGAAACTCTGTGCCTCTGACTGATTGGGATCAGAAGAGTTCTGCAGGAGGAGGTTCATATTCTGATGCTGGTTTTGTTGGTATAGATGCTTGGAGAGACGATGTACAGCCAAGCTCAAATTCAGGGGACGATTTGAGAAGAAAGTTGGAGGAACTTCAAAATAGGTTTTATGGGTTGGCtgaacaaaatgaaatgctcgAACAATCGTTAATGGAAAGGAACAACTTGGTACAGAGATTCGAAGAACTTTTGGACAGGATTGATATGCCTTCGCAGTTCCGGTCCACGGAACCAGAGGATAGGATCGAATGGTTAGGAAAAGCGCTTTTGGAGGCTCAGCATGAGAGAAATTCTTTCCGGGAGAAGattgataattttgaaaattattgtggatCACTGAGTGCTGATTTGGAAGAGTCACAAAGGAGAGCATCTGGCCTTGAGGCAGACCTCCAGGCAGTTACCCAAGAGAGAGAGCACCTTTCTGAAAGATTCGAGATACTGGCTCATGAACATGAAAAACTCTCAGCAAAGACAATTGAGGCAGACCTCCAGGCAGTTACTCAAGAGAGAGAGCACCTTTCTGAAAGATTTGAGATACTGGCTCATGAACACGAAAAACTTTCAGCAGAGACAGTTGAGTTCAAACTTGAGAATGAAAAGCTGCAGCATGAAGTTACGGGTTTGAAGGATAAATTGGTTGATCAGCTTGGGAATGAGGAACGAATTGTCAGCATTGAAGGCGAAATCAGAAGATTGCAGGATTTGGTTAGCGATGCGTTGCAAGAATCTGGAACAAAAGATCTGGTTTCTGGAACTGGTAGTATCCATTGCCTGGAGGAATTACTGAGGAAGCTTATAGAAAATTACACAATTCTTTCTTCAGTGAATCCTGTGCTTGGGGATGTGGCTGATACAGACCATGCTAAAAATTCTAATATTACTCTTGATGAAGCAAGAAGCATAAATTCACATGATTCCAGGGAACTGGATATAGCTGTTCCGAATAAAGAACTGGAGGAGGCTATGCGTGAGCTGATGCATGTGACGCAGGAAAGAGATAGATATATGGAGAAGCAGCAAAGTTTGATTTGTGAAGTAGAAGCTCTTGGTAGAAGAAAAGAGGAGTTGCAAGAGCTACTTAGTCAGGAGGAGCAGAAGTCTGCTTCTGTGAGAGAGAAGTTAAATGTTGCAGTTAGAAAAGGGAAGTCACTGGTGCAACAGCGGGACAGTCTGAAGCAAACCATTGAAGAGAAGAATACTGAGGTGGAACTTTTGAAATCTCAGATTACCCACTGGGAAAATGCTCTTGCAGAGTATGAACAGAAGCTCAGGGACTTATCTGCTTACCCAGAAAGGGTAGAAGCCCTAGAATCTGAGCGTTTGTTATTGAGGAATCATTTAACAGAAACTGAGCACTATTTACAAGAGAAAGAACATATGTTGAGCATAATTTTGAATACTTTAAATGGCATTGATGTTGGTGGTGAAGTCAACAGTGGTGATCCAGTGGAGAGGTTGGAACAACTTGGAAAACTAGTCTCTGATTTAGACGCAGCTGTTGCTTCTTCAGAGCAGCAGTCGAGGAAATCTAAAAGAGCAGCAGAGCTGCTCCTTGCTGAGCTGAATGAGGTTCAAGACAGAAATGATGTTCTTCAAGAGGAGCTAGAAAAAGCTGCAAATGAAGTTGCTGAGCTTACTAAGGAAAGGGATTTGGCTGAGGCTGCCAAACTTGAAGCTATTTCACGGCTTGAAAATTTATCTGATGTTCGTTCTGAGGAAAGAAAGAACCAATTATCTGAATTTATGCGGATAAAGTCTATTCTGAACCAACTCAGAAAGGGCTTTCATGATGTTAAGAATTTACAAGGTGATGTTTTCTCCAAGGACTTGGAATTTTTGCACAATCTGGAGATTGGTGTTGAGTCATTTCTGAAAGCAGACAAAGCTAAGCTAGTTGTTGCACCTCTTTTCACTGTATCTGATGGTGCTATATCCAGAATTTCAGATAAAAAG GAGAACTTTCCGTCTATGGATTCTTGGTTGGACTTCAAAACTGATGGTCATTTTGACGAAAATGTTGTAtttgaaacatgtcattttgtTGTGGATCATCTGCAAGAATTCATGACAGAAATTGGAGATCTTAAAGAAAAATTCTCCAAACACTCAGTGTCATTACATGAACAAAGTAGTAGTCTATCTAAATTGATGGAGATTGTTCTGGGAGAGATGAATTCCCAAAAAGAGTCGTTTGAAGCAATGAAGAGAGACATGGTTCATATAGATTcagtggaaaaagaaaaaggcatgGAACTTATACTGTTGCGTAAAAACATTGCTGTGCTTTATGAAGCATGTGTTAGTACAGTTgtggaaattgaaaacagaaGAGTTGACCTGGTTGGAAATAATATGGCTGCTGGAGATCTGGGTTTGAACTTGAGATCAACATCTGTTGATGGAGAATTTCCTTTCAGTGGACCAGCTCAATTGTCCTCTGAGGAATCTATCAGGACAATGGCAGATAAACTTGTATTGGCTGTGAGGGATTTTGCTAGCTTGAAAGCTGAAACTGTAGCAGGTTGCCAAAAGGAATTGAAGACTACCATAGCAAATTTGCAAAAGGAGCTTCAGGAGAAGGACATTCAGAAAGAAAGGATTTGCATGGAGCTGGTAGGTCAAATAAAGGAAGCTGAAGCTGCTGCAACAAGTTACTCACTAGATCTTCAATCTTCCATAGCGCGGGTGCATGATTTGGAAAAACAGGTTGAAGTGATAGAGAGAGAACGGAACTTACTAGAGCAGAGAGTGAAGGAGCTGCAAGATGCACAAGCCACCTCAACTGAGTTACAGGAGAAGGTTCAATCTCTTACTGATGTGCTTACTGCCAAAGACCAAG AAATTGAGGCACTGATGCAAGCACTTGACGAGGAAGAGGTGCAGATGGAAGATCTGACAAACAAGATGGAGGAAATGGAAAAAGTTGTACAACAAAAGAATTTAGATTTGAAGAACCTTGATGCTTCTCGTGGGAAAGCTTTGAAAAAGCTTTCCATCACTGTGACCAAGTTTGATGAGCTTCATCATCTTTCTGAGAGTCTCCTAGCTGAGGTTGAAAAGCTTCAAGCACAACTGCAAGATCGGGATGCAGAGATCTCTTTCTTAAGGCAAGAGGTCACTAGATGCACCAATGATGTCCTTGTTGCGTCACAAATGAGTAGCAAAAGGACCTCGGATGAGATTCATGAGTTCTTGACATGGTTTGAACTGATTGTTGCTCAGGCTGAGGTGCATGATGTGCATCTTGATGATAAGAACAGCAATGATGTTCATGAACACAAGGAAATACTCCAGAAGAAGGTTTTTTCTATCATATCAGAATTGGAAAATTTACGGGCAGCAGCTCAAAGTAAGGACACGTTGTTACAAGTCGAAAGAAGCAAGGTGGAAGAGTTAACACGCAAAGAAGAATTTCTTGAGAAGTCTTTACATGAGAAGGAATCACAATTAAATTTGCTGGAGGGTGTTGGGGAATCTGAAAGGGCAACTAGCATGACCTCTGAAATTTTGGAAGTTGAACCTGTG ATAAACAAACGGACAGTGCCTGGGACTTCAATTGCACCTCAAGTGCGCAGTTTGCGGAAAGGCAACAATGACCAGGTTGCCATTGCTATAGATATGGATCCTGGCAGTAGTGGTAGGTTAGAAGACGAAGATGATGAGAAAG TTCATGGTTTCAAGTCACTCACTACATCAAGAATTGTGCCAAGATTTACAAGACCTGTGACTGACATGATTGATGGCCTTTG GGTTTCTTGTGATCGGGCTCTGATGCGACAACCTGCATTACGTATGGGTATTATAATCTATTGGGCCATATTACATGCACTTCTTGCTACTGTTATGATTTGA